A genomic window from Silene latifolia isolate original U9 population chromosome Y, ASM4854445v1, whole genome shotgun sequence includes:
- the LOC141630811 gene encoding protein FAR1-RELATED SEQUENCE 5-like: MIFAPFTGVDNQKKCVTFAGGLLRNESDDGFAWLFESFLTAMGGKYPKCIITDQDAGIKAGVKKVFKDKTHHRYCMWHIMKKLPDKIGSTLYRETNFMKDLCACVWAEDIEPAEFEERWCSVISSYGLTEHEWLSSMFDMRASWIPAYFRNLFLGGLMRTTSRSESENSFFGNFMNPNLTLVEFLMRFESAMDAQRNKDLKKFPTIFLLSRWSKLALYQPLCGNLPETLNEDCSALEVQKIKLGSLWSELFSCVTIAEQKPECIDELMDLLKSFKDKMILESSPPECSSGVTGEKSRNKNKELEMLLGTKIPTEVTVLNPIQSKTKGSGKRLVSQKEKVVQEHKKEPRKCNACGELGFHDSRNCPGRA, from the exons ATGATATTTGCTCCTTTTACGGGGGTTGACAATCAAAAAAAATGTGTGACGTTTGCAGGGGGGCTTCTAAGAAATGAGTCTGATGACGGTTTTGCATGGCTTTTCGAATCTTTTCTGACCGCAATGGGTGGGAAGTACCCTAAGTGCATCATTACTGACCAGGATGCCGGCATAAAGGCAGGGGTTAAAAAAGTATTCAAGGACAAAACTCATCATAGGTATTGTATGTGGCACATTATGAAGAAACTACCTGATAAGATCGGCTCTACACTTTATAGGGAAACGAACTTCATGAAAGATCTATGTGCGTGTGTATGGGCAGAAGACATTGAGCCGGCTGAGTTTGAGGAACGGTGGTGTTCAGTTATATCTTCATACGGGTTAACCGAACATGAATGGTTGTCTTCGATGTTTGACATGAGAGCTTCCTGGATCCCGGCGTATTTCAGAAATCTGTTTTTAGGTGGACTAATGAGGACCACATCTAGATCTGAGTCTGAAAATAGCTTTTTCGGAAATTTCATGAATCCAAACTTAACTTTGGTGGAGTTTCTTATGAGATTTGAAAGTGCTATGGACGCTCAAAG GAACAAGGATTTGAAAAAGTTCCCAACCATTTTTTTGCTAAGTAGATGGAGCAAATTGGCTCTATATCAGCCACTTTGTGGTAATTTGCCCGAGACTTTGAATGAAGATTGCAGTGCTTTAGAGGTTCAGAAAATCAAGCTTGGCAGCCTATGGTCTGAATTATTCTCCTGTGTGACAATAGCAGAACAGAAGCCGGAGTGTATCGATGAGTTAATGGACCTACTTAAGAGTTTCAAGGACAAGATGATCTTAGAAAGTAGCCCGCCTGAATGTAGTAGTGGTGTCACAGGTGAAAAGTccagaaacaaaaataaagagctTGAAATGTTGTTAGGTACAAAGATACCGACTGAAGTTACGGTTTTAAATCCTATACAATCAAAAACTAAGGGGTCTGGAAAACGACTGGTATCCCAAAAGGAAAAAGTTGTGCAAGAACATAAGAAAGAGCCGAGAAAATGTAATGCTTGTGGTGAATTGGGATTCCATGATAGTCGGAATTGCCCTGGGAGAGCATGA